The DNA sequence CCTGCAAGATTGGAAGAATAATCAATTCTCCTGTAAATAGCAGTCATCGACCCTGCAATTTCGGAGAGTCCTGCTGCATGTCCACCGGCAACGAGTTTACCCTGTTAAAAGAACGGCGATTCCTACCGTTTTTTATGACCCAGTTTCTGGGCGCGTTCAACGATAATGTCTTTAAGAACGCCCTGATTATCCTCATCGCTTTCCAAGCCGCCGATCCGGCCCAGGCGAATGTGCTGGTCAACGCCAGCGCTGGCCTGTTCGTGCTGCCGTTCTTCTTGTTTTCGGCCACTGCCGGACAACTGGCCGATAAGTACGAAAAATCCCGTTTAATGCGCTGGATCAAACTCCTGGAAATTCTGATCATGTTAGGCGCAGCGGCGGCATTTATTCTGGACAGCGTGCCTCTGCTAATCGGCCTGCTGTTCCTGATGGGCGCGCAATCGACTTTGTTCGGTCCGGTGAAATACAGCATTCTGCCCCAGCACTTGAAACCGGAAGAACTGGTCGGCGGCAATGGCTGGGTGGAAATGGGGACGTTTCTGGCTATCCTGATCGGCACCCTGCTGGGCGGAGTGCTAATCGCTATCCAGGACAATGGTCCCTGGCTGGTCGCGAGCGCCGTCGTGATTCTGGCCATTCTGGGCTTTCTTTCCAGTTTGTTCATTCCGCGCGCAGAACCCGATGCGCCTGATCTGCGCATCAACTGGAATCCATTCACCGAAACCTGGCGTACTATCAACATTACTCGTCGCAATCGCACCGTATTTTTATCGGTGATGGGCATTTCCTGGTTCTGGTTCCTGGGTGCGACTTATCTGGCGCAATTGCCCAACTATACCAAGCTGAACCTGGGCGGCGATGAACATGTCGTGACGTTGCTATTGACGACCTTCGCTCTAGGGATTGGCATCGGCTCTATGTTATGCGAGCGACTGTCAGGGCGGCAGGTGGAACTGGGTTTGGTGCCGTTTGGCTCAATTGGCCTGAGCCTGTTTGGCATTGATTTGTTCTTCGCGGTTCCTTCCGTTGCCATCGATGCGCCGCTGATCGGAGCGCAGGAATTTCTGCGCAGCGCTTCCAGTTGGCGAGTGCTGTTGGACATTCTGCTCATGGGGACATTCGGCGGTTTCTATATTGTGCCGTTGTATGCCCTGGTGCAGCAACGCAGCGAACCGGCCTTCCGTTCGCGGGTCATCGCTGGTAACAACATTATTAATGCCCTGTTCATGGTGCTGTCGGCGGTCCTGGCGATCCTTTTTCTCGACAGGGTGGGATTGAGCATTCCACAGTTCCTGCTGCTAACCGCTATTTTCAACGCCGTTGTGGCGATTTATATCTTTACTCTGGTGCCGGAATTCCTGATGCGCTTTATTGTCTGGATTCTGGTCAACACCGTTTACCGGTTACGCACCCAGGGACTTGAGCACATTCCCGAAGAGGGGCCAGTGGTAGTGATTTGCAACCATGTCAGCTACATGGACGCCTTGGTGGTGATTGGCTGTTGTCGGCGACCGATTCGCTTTGTGATGGACTATCAAATTTTTCAAATCCCAGTGCTCAGCTTTGTCTTTCGCACAGCGGGGGCTGTTCCCATTGCTCCGGCGCGAGAAAATTCTGCAATTCTGGAACAAGCTTATGAGCGGGTCGCCCGCTATCTGGAGGAAGGCGAGGTGGTGGGAATCTTTCCGGAGGGGCGCTTGACCGGGGATGGCGAGATTGGTCCGTTCAAGGGCGGCGTTCAGCGTATTATCCGGCGTAACCCGGTTCCGGTCGTGCCGATGGCGCTGCGCGGGTTATGGGGCAGTTTCTTTAGCCGACGGCTTGGCAAGGCGATGAGCCATTTTCCAAGGCGCTTCTGGTCGCGGATCGAGCTGATAGTCGGTGAACCGGTCCCCCCGAATCAGGCGGCCTCTCCCCTGTTGCGCGAAAAAGTGGTTGCCTTGCGGGGGGATTGGCCCTGATCCAGCCGTTCACTCCCCTTGCCCGCTTGCGGGGAGGGGAGTTAAGGGGAGGGGGGCGCTGATTCTATCCAAACAGAGTGCGAGGGATATAATCTATTCTGGACGCGGCCAGATCGGACAGGGGCTGCGGTTTGCCGACTCCATAGCCTTGCGCATAATTTACGCCGATCATGCGCAATTTATTGAGAACCTCATCGTCTTTCACGAATTCGGCAATGGTTTCCATGCCCATGACATGCCCGATCTCATTGATAGAATTCACCATCGCCAATGAGACTGGATCATCGATGATGTCCTGGA is a window from the Gammaproteobacteria bacterium genome containing:
- a CDS encoding MFS transporter, producing the protein MSTGNEFTLLKERRFLPFFMTQFLGAFNDNVFKNALIILIAFQAADPAQANVLVNASAGLFVLPFFLFSATAGQLADKYEKSRLMRWIKLLEILIMLGAAAAFILDSVPLLIGLLFLMGAQSTLFGPVKYSILPQHLKPEELVGGNGWVEMGTFLAILIGTLLGGVLIAIQDNGPWLVASAVVILAILGFLSSLFIPRAEPDAPDLRINWNPFTETWRTINITRRNRTVFLSVMGISWFWFLGATYLAQLPNYTKLNLGGDEHVVTLLLTTFALGIGIGSMLCERLSGRQVELGLVPFGSIGLSLFGIDLFFAVPSVAIDAPLIGAQEFLRSASSWRVLLDILLMGTFGGFYIVPLYALVQQRSEPAFRSRVIAGNNIINALFMVLSAVLAILFLDRVGLSIPQFLLLTAIFNAVVAIYIFTLVPEFLMRFIVWILVNTVYRLRTQGLEHIPEEGPVVVICNHVSYMDALVVIGCCRRPIRFVMDYQIFQIPVLSFVFRTAGAVPIAPARENSAILEQAYERVARYLEEGEVVGIFPEGRLTGDGEIGPFKGGVQRIIRRNPVPVVPMALRGLWGSFFSRRLGKAMSHFPRRFWSRIELIVGEPVPPNQAASPLLREKVVALRGDWP